A region of Vigna radiata var. radiata cultivar VC1973A chromosome 6, Vradiata_ver6, whole genome shotgun sequence DNA encodes the following proteins:
- the LOC106764726 gene encoding protein ACTIVITY OF BC1 COMPLEX KINASE 7, chloroplastic — MAMQGCYCHHVKLVTQRRTLDSLSFSGSISVNKLSKNIRTTTCDPSKSNPFPKFLVVRMRQTELPLPASKNGAANGRAVKMVRTTELVNRKTMSANKVEKTVNGSASKVNGASQVRKRPMPVMAKTVKSRTRTSRELPSLEELKVLPSDEGFSWANEHYSSWQRSIDVWSFVVSFRIRILLDNSKWAYXRGFTEAKQKIRRRKTASWLRESVLQLGPTFIKLGQLSSTRSDLFPREFVDELAKLQDMVPAFSPKKARKFIESELGAPIDMLFKEFEDRPIAAASLGQVHRAILHNGEKVVVKVQRPGLKKLFDIDLKNLKLIAEYFQRNETFGGPLRDWIGIYEECATILYQEIDYINEGKNADRFRRDFRNIKWVRIPLVYWDYTALKVLTMEYVPGIKIDQVETLTSRGYDRLRISSRATEAYLIQILRTGFFHADPHPGNLAIDVDEAIIYYDFGMMGEIKSFTRERLLELFYAMYEKDAKKVMQRLIELGALQPTGDLSSVRRSVQFFLDHLQSQAPDQQQTLSAIGEDLFAIAQDQPFRFPSTFAFVLRAFSTLEGIGYTLNPNFSFARIATPYAQELLDMRQKQITPPQLVEEIRKQADDARSYTMSMPYRVQRIEEFTKQLEAGDLKLRVRVLESERAARKATTLQMATMYIVLGGTLLNLGITVSNQGNVAMGNGSFIAAGIFMTLFVRSMQRVKMLDKFEKMI; from the exons ATGGCCATGCAAGGTTGTTATTGTCATCATGTGAAGTTGGTAACTCAAAGAAGAACATTAGACAGTCTAAGTTTTTCAGGCTCAATTTCGGTCAATAAACTGTCAAAGAACATTAGGACAACAACGTGTGATCCATCAAAGAGCAATCCGTTTCCAAAGTTTTTGGTCGTGAGAATGCGACAGACAGAATTGCCTTTGCCTGCCTCAAAGAATGGAGCAGCAAATGGTAGAGCTGTTAAAATGGTACGAACAACTGAGCTGGTGAACAGAAAGACAATGTCAGCGAATAAGGTGGAGAAGACAGTGAATGGTTCAGCTTCGAAGGTTAATGGGGCAAGTCAAGTGAGAAAAAGACCTATGCCAGTCATGGCCAAGACAGTGAAGTCTAGAACTAGAACATCTAGAGAACTTCCATCATTGGAAGAGCTAAAGGTTTTACCCTCAGATGAAGGTTTCAGTTGGGCCAATGAACATTACAGCTCCTGGCAGAGGTCTATTGATGTTTGgtcttttgttgtttctttcagAATTCGGATTCTGTTGGACAACTCAAAATGGGCATATANGAGAGGCTTCACAGAAGCAAAACAG AAAATCAGAAGGAGGAAAACTGCCTCATGGTTAAGAGAGTCTGTATTGCAGCTTGGTCCAACTTTCATTAAACTTGGTCAGTTGTCATCAACAAGGTCAGATCTATTTCCACGTGAATTTGTGGATGAGCTCGCAAAATTGCAG GACATGGTTCCTGCCTTCTCTCctaagaaagcaagaaaatttATTGAGAGTGAACTAGGAGCTCCCATTGACATGTTATTTAAAGAGTTTGAAGATCGACCAATTGCTGCTGCTAGTCTCGGTCAG GTTCATCGTGCTATTCTGCATAATGGAGAAAAAGTAGTGGTCAAAGTTCAAAGGCCAGGTCTGAAGAAGCTTTTCGACATTGATTTGA AAAACTTAAAGCTGATCGCAGAGTATTTCCAGAGAAATGAAACTTTTGGGGGTCCACTTAGAGATTGGATTGGAATATATGAAGAATGTGCAAC TATTCTGTATCAAGAAATAGACTATATAAATGAAGGAAAGAATGCTGACAGATTCCGACGAGATTTTAGAAACATAAAGTGGGTTCGAATACCT TTGGTATATTGGGATTATACTGCCTTAAAGGTGTTGACCATGGAGTATGTTCCAG GTATCAAAATAGACCAGGTGGAAACACTGACTTCTCGTGGCTATGATCGATTACGAATCTCATCACGTGCTACTGAGGCATACCTGATTCAG ATATTGAGAACAGGTTTCTTTCATGCGGATCCTCACCCTGGAAATCTTGCGATTGATGTGGACGAagcaattatttattatgacttTGGCATGATGGGAGAGATCAAATCTTTTACCCGAGAGAGACTGCTTGAACTTTTCTATGCTATGTATGAAAAGGATGCCAAAAAG GTTATGCAACGCCTTATAGAGCTGGGAGCACTCCAACCTACTGGGGATCTGTCTTCA GTGAGGAGATCTGTACAGTTTTTCCTTGACCATTTGCAAAGCCAGGCACCAGATCAGCAGCAGACCCTTTCTGCAATCGGGGAG GATTTATTTGCAATAGCACAAGACCAGCCATTCCGTTTTCCATCTACCTTTGCCTTTGTTCTCAGGGCTTTTTCAACACTTGAAG GCATAGGTTACACACTCAATCCAAATTTCTCCTTTGCAAGGATTGCTACACCCTATGCACAG GAACTTTTAGATATGAGGCAAAAGCAGATTACACCACCACAGCTTGTGGAGGAGATAAGAAAGCAAGCAGATGAT GCTAGATCCTACACCATGTCAATGCCATATAGAGTTCAAAGAATAGAAGAGTTTACAAAGCAACTTGAAGCAGGGGATCTAAAACTTCGAGTCCGAGTTCTCGAG TCTGAAAGAGCTGCTAGGAAAGCAACGACTTTACAGATGGCAACTATGTATATCGTGTTAGGAGGAACTCTGCTAAATCTTGGTATCACTGTGAGCAACCAAGGCAACGTAGCTATGGGAAATGGATCTTTCATTGCTGCAG GTATTTTTATGACACTGTTTGTCAGATCCATGCAAAGGGTAAAGATGCTTGATAAGTTTGAAAAAATGATATAA